A portion of the Flavobacterium limnophilum genome contains these proteins:
- a CDS encoding UxaA family hydrolase, giving the protein MQKKLIKVNPADNVIVALTDLVQNEQITFEGTTVSPTTDVKAKHKIAESDFAIGDEIIMYGVLVGKAVKPIKKGEVITTENVKHQSEKVFGKTGNLGWTPPNVDRWKDKTFNGYHRTDGQVGTKNVWLFIPLVFCENKNIEKLKDIFENELLPKKEVSYKNLLRSLIEEKSVEEVAAKNPNENILDNVEVKFINHQGGCGGIRQDSELLAKLLAGYVNNPNVAGATILSLGCQNLQVNIFKEALKAISPNCDKEILIYEQQQIGTTDKMFQMVIKDSYEAIIRANKIERKPAPLTKLSIGLECGGSDGFSGISANPALGVVSDIFAALGAKSILAEFPELCGVEQELMNRCVDEEKADKFLTLMKAFEKSVVDAGSGFDMNPSPGNIKDGLITDAMKSAGASKKGGTAPIVDVLDYAEYITKPGLNLLNTPGNDAECTTGLVGSGATVVLFTTGLGNPMGNPVAPVVKISSNTALTNRMSDIIDFNAGTVITGEKTITEVGAEIVDYIIELASGNVETKADQLKQDVFIPWKRGVSL; this is encoded by the coding sequence ATGCAAAAGAAATTAATAAAAGTAAATCCAGCAGATAATGTAATTGTCGCTTTAACCGATTTGGTACAAAACGAACAAATTACATTTGAAGGAACTACCGTATCACCAACAACTGATGTTAAAGCAAAACATAAAATTGCAGAGAGCGATTTTGCAATTGGTGATGAAATTATAATGTATGGCGTTTTGGTAGGAAAAGCTGTAAAACCTATAAAAAAAGGAGAAGTAATTACCACCGAAAATGTAAAACATCAAAGTGAAAAAGTTTTTGGTAAAACCGGAAATTTAGGTTGGACTCCACCAAATGTAGATCGTTGGAAAGACAAAACTTTCAACGGTTACCACCGTACTGATGGGCAAGTTGGAACCAAAAACGTTTGGTTGTTTATTCCATTGGTTTTTTGTGAAAACAAAAATATCGAAAAACTGAAAGATATTTTCGAAAACGAATTACTTCCAAAAAAAGAAGTTTCTTATAAAAATTTATTACGCTCATTAATTGAAGAAAAAAGCGTAGAAGAAGTTGCTGCCAAAAATCCTAATGAAAATATTTTAGATAATGTCGAAGTAAAATTCATCAACCATCAAGGTGGTTGTGGTGGGATTCGACAAGATTCAGAATTGTTGGCAAAACTACTTGCAGGATATGTGAACAACCCGAATGTTGCTGGTGCAACTATTTTAAGTTTGGGTTGTCAAAATTTGCAAGTGAATATTTTCAAAGAGGCATTGAAAGCAATTAGTCCAAATTGTGATAAAGAAATTTTGATCTATGAGCAACAACAAATTGGAACTACCGATAAAATGTTCCAAATGGTGATTAAAGATTCTTATGAAGCCATTATAAGAGCCAACAAAATCGAACGTAAACCTGCTCCTCTTACAAAACTAAGTATTGGTTTGGAATGTGGTGGATCCGACGGATTTTCAGGAATATCGGCAAATCCAGCATTGGGAGTTGTTTCAGATATTTTCGCAGCTTTGGGAGCCAAATCCATTTTGGCTGAGTTCCCGGAATTATGTGGCGTTGAGCAAGAATTGATGAACCGATGTGTGGACGAAGAAAAAGCAGATAAGTTTTTAACTTTAATGAAAGCCTTTGAAAAATCGGTTGTAGATGCTGGTTCAGGCTTTGATATGAACCCATCTCCGGGAAATATTAAAGACGGATTAATTACCGATGCGATGAAATCTGCCGGTGCTTCTAAAAAAGGTGGAACTGCACCAATTGTAGATGTTTTAGATTACGCCGAATATATTACAAAACCAGGTTTAAATCTTCTAAATACACCAGGAAACGACGCCGAATGTACCACAGGATTGGTTGGATCAGGAGCAACAGTTGTTTTATTTACCACAGGTTTAGGAAATCCGATGGGAAATCCGGTTGCACCCGTTGTAAAAATTTCTTCGAACACGGCATTAACTAATAGAATGTCGGATATTATCGATTTCAATGCTGGAACTGTGATTACTGGTGAAAAAACCATTACCGAAGTTGGAGCAGAAATTGTAGATTATATTATAGAATTGGCGAGCGGAAACGTGGAAACAAAAGCAGACCAACTGAAACAAGATGTATTTATTCCTTGGAAAAGAGGGGTTTCTTTGTAA
- a CDS encoding tagaturonate reductase, which translates to MEKLNRKSQGLEKKFPIKVVQFGEGNFLRAFVDYAFQRLNKEVDFNAGIAMVQPLKDGMVNMINDQDGLYTLFMNGIKKGEKIQDIELITNIVKGINPYTEFADYLALAKEEELQFIVSNTTEAGIEFIGTDTPDMQPPASFPAKLTVLLYERFKHFNGDAAKGLTIIPCELIDYNSETLKKIILQYVDLWKLEDAFKTWVADACTYHSTLVDRIVPGYPRANIEEYNSKLDYQDNLIVAAEPFFLWAIEGGDDLKAKLPFHKTDLNVKIVDDIRPFKMIKVRILNGAHTAMVPCSLLYGNKLVMETVNGDFTGKFVDNVIGEISETLAMDKNEITAYCEEVMDRFKNPFIKHALADIALNSISKFKVRVLPSLLGYYNTKKKLPTSLTFSLACLIQFYKGTWNNEALPVKDTPELVEAFKNAWELGSLDLVVAKVLANTEFWGEDLTKIEGLSEALVLALNEIEANGIEQGFANYSK; encoded by the coding sequence ATGGAAAAATTAAATAGAAAAAGCCAAGGATTAGAAAAAAAGTTCCCAATAAAAGTTGTACAATTTGGTGAAGGTAATTTCTTGAGAGCTTTCGTAGATTACGCTTTTCAAAGACTAAACAAAGAAGTTGATTTCAATGCTGGAATTGCAATGGTTCAGCCATTGAAAGACGGCATGGTAAACATGATTAACGACCAAGATGGTCTTTACACCTTGTTTATGAACGGAATCAAAAAAGGCGAAAAGATTCAAGATATTGAGTTAATCACCAATATTGTAAAAGGAATCAATCCTTATACTGAATTTGCTGATTATTTGGCATTGGCCAAAGAAGAAGAATTACAATTTATTGTTTCAAACACAACTGAAGCCGGAATTGAATTCATCGGAACTGATACTCCAGATATGCAGCCACCAGCTTCATTTCCTGCAAAGTTGACTGTTTTATTATATGAAAGATTCAAACATTTTAATGGAGATGCCGCTAAAGGTTTGACTATCATCCCTTGTGAATTGATTGATTACAATTCTGAAACGCTGAAAAAAATCATCTTGCAATATGTTGATTTATGGAAATTAGAAGATGCATTTAAAACATGGGTAGCTGATGCTTGTACCTACCACAGTACTTTGGTGGACAGAATTGTACCTGGATATCCAAGAGCCAATATTGAAGAATACAACAGCAAATTAGATTACCAAGATAATTTAATCGTTGCTGCCGAGCCATTTTTCCTTTGGGCTATCGAAGGTGGAGATGATTTGAAAGCTAAATTACCATTCCACAAAACGGATTTGAACGTGAAGATTGTTGACGATATTCGTCCTTTCAAAATGATAAAAGTTCGTATCTTGAATGGTGCACATACCGCAATGGTTCCTTGTTCACTTCTGTACGGAAACAAATTAGTAATGGAAACAGTTAACGGAGATTTCACTGGAAAATTCGTAGACAACGTTATTGGTGAAATTAGCGAAACCCTTGCCATGGACAAAAATGAAATCACTGCCTACTGTGAAGAGGTAATGGATCGTTTTAAAAACCCATTTATCAAACACGCATTGGCTGATATTGCCTTGAATTCTATTTCAAAATTCAAAGTTAGAGTTTTGCCTAGTTTATTAGGATACTACAATACAAAGAAAAAATTGCCTACTAGTTTGACTTTTTCATTGGCTTGTTTAATCCAATTCTACAAAGGAACCTGGAATAACGAAGCCTTGCCTGTAAAAGATACTCCCGAATTAGTGGAAGCCTTTAAAAACGCCTGGGAATTAGGATCACTTGATTTGGTTGTTGCCAAAGTCTTGGCCAATACTGAATTCTGGGGTGAAGATTTAACAAAAATTGAAGGTTTATCAGAAGCTTTAGTTTTAGCTTTAAACGAAATCGAAGCTAACGGTATCGAGCAAGGTTTTGCTAATTACAGCAAATAA
- the uxaC gene encoding glucuronate isomerase, whose translation MSTTFIHDNFLLENKFAEELYHNYSKNQPIIDYHNHLNPQFIAEDKIFDNVTKVWINGDHYKWRAMRTLGVNEKFITGDGSDKEKFMNWAKTVPYTMRNPLYHWTHLELARYFGITELLNEKSAERIYEEASAKINSPEYSTQNLLRKVNAEFVCTTEDPIDTLDFHEQILKSDFEIKVGTAFRPDRAILISNDGYNEYVDKLGEKSGITINTYADLLSALRNRIDFFDKNGCKLCDHGLDQVYFENYTESEVTAIFKKKRENGVLTNEEALKFQSAVLFFLFETYHEFGWVQQLHLGALRNNNARMHRILGPDTGWDSIGDYPQAQKLSAFLNALDSKDKLAKTIIYNLNPADNEVMATMIGNFNDGSVRGKVQFGSGWWFLDQKDGMTKQLNALSNMGLISCFIGMLTDSRSFLSFPRHEYFRRILCNLLGDEIKRGELPNDMEWIGKMVSDISHHNAKEYFKF comes from the coding sequence ATGAGCACAACATTCATACATGATAATTTTTTATTAGAGAATAAATTCGCTGAAGAATTGTATCACAACTATTCTAAAAACCAGCCAATTATTGATTATCACAATCACTTAAATCCTCAATTTATTGCAGAGGACAAGATTTTTGACAACGTTACTAAAGTTTGGATCAACGGAGACCACTACAAATGGCGCGCTATGCGTACTTTGGGAGTGAATGAAAAATTCATTACTGGAGATGGTTCCGATAAAGAAAAATTCATGAACTGGGCAAAAACAGTTCCATACACGATGCGTAATCCTTTGTACCACTGGACGCATTTAGAATTAGCCCGTTATTTCGGAATTACTGAATTATTAAACGAAAAATCGGCTGAAAGAATTTACGAAGAAGCTTCGGCTAAAATCAATTCTCCAGAATACAGTACTCAAAATTTGCTTCGCAAAGTAAATGCTGAATTTGTTTGTACTACCGAAGATCCGATTGATACTTTAGATTTCCACGAACAAATTCTAAAAAGCGACTTTGAAATAAAAGTAGGAACTGCATTTAGACCAGACCGAGCCATCCTTATTTCGAATGACGGTTACAATGAATACGTTGACAAATTAGGAGAAAAATCAGGAATCACCATCAATACTTATGCTGATTTGCTTTCAGCTTTGAGAAACAGAATTGACTTTTTCGACAAAAACGGTTGCAAATTGTGTGATCACGGTTTAGACCAAGTTTATTTCGAAAACTATACCGAAAGCGAAGTTACTGCCATCTTCAAAAAGAAAAGAGAAAATGGAGTATTGACCAACGAAGAAGCATTGAAATTCCAAAGTGCCGTTTTATTCTTCTTGTTCGAAACTTATCATGAATTTGGATGGGTTCAACAACTTCACTTGGGAGCTTTGAGAAACAACAATGCTCGTATGCACAGAATCTTGGGACCTGACACAGGATGGGATTCTATTGGAGATTATCCACAAGCACAAAAACTGTCTGCTTTCTTGAATGCCTTGGACAGCAAAGACAAATTGGCCAAAACAATCATTTACAACTTGAATCCTGCCGATAACGAAGTAATGGCAACGATGATTGGAAACTTCAACGACGGAAGCGTTCGCGGAAAAGTACAATTTGGTTCAGGATGGTGGTTTTTAGATCAAAAAGACGGAATGACAAAACAATTAAACGCCCTTTCGAATATGGGATTGATTAGTTGTTTCATCGGAATGTTGACCGATTCAAGAAGTTTCTTGTCTTTCCCAAGACACGAATATTTCAGACGTATTCTTTGCAACCTTTTAGGAGACGAAATCAAAAGAGGGGAATTGCCAAATGACATGGAATGGATTGGAAAAATGGTTTCGGACATCAGTCACCATAATGCCAAAGAATATTTCAAATTCTAA
- a CDS encoding gluconate 5-dehydrogenase, whose product MSINLFDLTGKTALITGGVHGLGMAMAKGLGQAGAKIVVNDLSQEALDKAVAEYKSVGLEAYGYVFNVCDEKAVIENIAKIEAEVGPIDILVNNAGIIKRTPIVDMTVEDFTAVITVDLISPFIVSKNVAKGMIQRGGGKIINICSMMSELGRDSVSAYAAAKGGLKMLTKNMATEWAKFNIQTNGIGPGYFATTQTAPIRVDGHPFNEFIISRTPAARWGEPEDLQGAAIFLSSKASDFVNGHILYVDGGILATIGKPSNE is encoded by the coding sequence ATGTCAATAAACCTTTTTGATTTAACGGGAAAAACTGCACTTATAACAGGAGGAGTTCATGGTCTAGGAATGGCTATGGCCAAAGGACTTGGACAAGCTGGTGCAAAAATAGTAGTAAACGACCTTTCGCAAGAAGCCTTGGATAAAGCTGTTGCTGAATACAAATCTGTTGGGCTTGAAGCTTACGGATATGTGTTTAATGTTTGCGACGAGAAAGCAGTTATCGAAAATATTGCAAAAATTGAGGCCGAAGTTGGTCCAATCGATATTTTGGTCAACAATGCGGGAATCATCAAAAGAACACCTATCGTTGATATGACTGTTGAAGATTTCACGGCCGTTATCACTGTTGACTTAATCAGTCCTTTCATCGTTTCCAAAAATGTTGCCAAAGGAATGATTCAACGTGGTGGTGGAAAAATCATCAACATTTGCTCGATGATGAGTGAATTGGGTAGAGATTCTGTAAGTGCTTATGCTGCTGCTAAAGGTGGTTTGAAAATGCTTACTAAAAATATGGCTACCGAATGGGCTAAATTCAACATTCAAACCAATGGAATTGGTCCTGGTTATTTTGCTACAACCCAAACTGCTCCAATTAGAGTGGACGGACACCCGTTTAATGAATTTATCATAAGCAGAACACCTGCTGCTCGTTGGGGAGAACCTGAGGATTTGCAAGGTGCTGCCATCTTCTTGTCTTCAAAAGCAAGTGATTTTGTAAACGGTCACATTCTTTATGTAGATGGAGGAATCCTTGCCACAATTGGAAAACCATCTAACGAATAA
- the kduI gene encoding 5-dehydro-4-deoxy-D-glucuronate isomerase — MTNYSSRYASSPQAVKKYDTAQLRAEFLIDNLMEEGKITLTYSHYDRYIAGSAVPLSPLTLDTIDPLKSSYFLERREMGIINVGGNGSVVVEGTSYELGFKDALYIGSGNAEVIFKSDDAKNPAKFYINSAPAHKNYPTKKVGLAEANKLQLGTMETANHRTVNQMIIGGIVTTCQLQMGMTELKPGSVWNTMPAHVHDRRMEVYFYMDIPENQAVCHFMGEPQETRHIWMNNHQAVISPPWSIHSGAGTSNYTFIWGMAGENLDYADMDVCKITELR; from the coding sequence ATGACAAACTATAGTTCTAGGTATGCTTCAAGCCCGCAAGCAGTAAAAAAATACGACACCGCACAACTAAGGGCAGAATTTTTGATTGACAACTTAATGGAGGAAGGAAAAATCACCCTTACTTACTCTCATTACGACAGGTATATTGCGGGTTCCGCAGTGCCTTTGTCTCCATTGACACTTGATACCATTGACCCTCTAAAATCCAGTTATTTTCTAGAAAGAAGAGAAATGGGAATCATCAATGTTGGAGGAAATGGTTCGGTTGTTGTCGAAGGAACTTCTTATGAATTAGGATTCAAAGATGCTCTTTATATTGGAAGTGGAAATGCGGAAGTTATCTTCAAAAGTGATGATGCCAAAAATCCAGCTAAATTTTATATCAATTCGGCTCCAGCACACAAAAACTATCCTACCAAAAAAGTAGGTTTGGCAGAAGCCAACAAACTGCAATTGGGTACAATGGAAACAGCCAATCACCGTACCGTAAACCAAATGATTATTGGCGGAATCGTTACCACTTGTCAATTGCAAATGGGTATGACCGAATTGAAACCGGGCAGCGTTTGGAATACTATGCCAGCACATGTTCACGATCGTAGAATGGAAGTTTATTTTTACATGGATATTCCAGAAAACCAAGCCGTTTGCCACTTTATGGGTGAACCGCAAGAGACAAGACACATTTGGATGAACAATCACCAAGCGGTTATTTCTCCACCTTGGTCTATCCATTCCGGCGCAGGAACCAGCAATTACACCTTTATTTGGGGAATGGCAGGAGAGAACTTGGACTACGCAGATATGGATGTTTGTAAAATAACTGAATTAAGATAA
- the nadC gene encoding carboxylating nicotinate-nucleotide diphosphorylase gives MISKTQFENELQLIIQNGIREDVGEGDHSSLACIPATATGKAKLLVKEDGVIAGVAFAKMILEYVDPTLQIETFIVDGTPVKKGDVVFHVSGSSQSILKSERLLLNSMQRMSAIATKTKKYVDLLEGTNTKILDTRKTTPGFRACEKWAVTIGGGENHRFALYDMIMLKDNHNDFAGGITLAIAKTKAYLKEKNLELKIIVEARNLDEVKEILENDGIHRILIDNLDFEDTKKAVELIGNKCQTESSGNINENTIRSYAECGVNYISSGALTHSIYNMDLSLKAF, from the coding sequence ATGATTAGCAAAACACAATTCGAAAACGAATTACAACTCATAATACAAAATGGCATCCGTGAAGACGTAGGCGAGGGCGATCACAGTTCCTTGGCCTGCATTCCAGCAACTGCAACAGGAAAAGCGAAATTATTGGTCAAGGAAGACGGTGTCATTGCCGGTGTGGCTTTCGCCAAAATGATTCTCGAATATGTGGATCCAACTTTGCAAATAGAAACTTTTATTGTAGATGGAACTCCCGTGAAAAAAGGCGATGTGGTTTTTCACGTTTCGGGAAGTTCGCAGTCCATCTTGAAGTCTGAAAGGTTGTTGCTGAATTCAATGCAGCGAATGAGCGCCATTGCCACCAAAACCAAAAAATACGTGGATTTGTTGGAAGGAACAAACACGAAAATTCTTGATACTCGAAAAACAACTCCCGGATTCAGGGCTTGTGAAAAATGGGCAGTTACAATAGGTGGAGGCGAAAACCACCGTTTTGCCCTGTACGACATGATTATGCTCAAGGACAACCACAACGATTTTGCCGGCGGAATTACTTTGGCCATTGCTAAAACCAAAGCCTATCTCAAAGAAAAAAATCTGGAGCTTAAAATCATTGTCGAAGCCAGAAACCTCGATGAAGTCAAGGAAATTCTTGAAAATGATGGTATTCACAGAATTTTGATTGATAATCTCGATTTTGAAGATACGAAAAAAGCCGTGGAGTTAATTGGTAATAAATGCCAAACGGAATCCTCGGGTAACATCAACGAAAACACGATTCGCAGTTATGCCGAATGTGGTGTCAATTATATTTCGTCTGGAGCTTTGACGCATTCAATTTATAATATGGATTTGAGTTTGAAAGCTTTTTAA
- a CDS encoding YihY/virulence factor BrkB family protein → MSKEIEERIERVPVLRNIVRPLKKVKLAWLQGISLYDLLELYGLGIAESAFSYHASAIAFSFFMALFPFALFILNLIPYIPIEGFQADFLQFVKDGVPPNTYDAIANIINDILNNSHSGLLSTGFMLSIFLMANGLTGILGGFESSKHVLIKRGFLHQYLVALGMSLVLSLLLLVTVAIIVVFEVFIQMTMIQDVLSDQIPLIILGRYVFVILMILITVSILFKFGTTHDKDSAFISIGSVFTTILVILDSYFFGIWVLRFSKYNELYGSIGTLLIMMFYIWINCAILLLGFELNASIKKLRRKKEAEISAK, encoded by the coding sequence ATGAGCAAAGAGATAGAAGAAAGAATAGAAAGAGTTCCTGTATTGCGCAATATAGTTCGACCATTAAAAAAAGTAAAACTAGCCTGGTTGCAAGGGATTTCTTTGTATGATTTATTGGAATTGTATGGACTCGGAATTGCGGAAAGTGCCTTTTCATATCACGCCAGCGCCATTGCATTCAGCTTTTTTATGGCTTTGTTTCCTTTTGCATTGTTTATACTAAACCTTATTCCTTATATTCCCATAGAGGGTTTTCAGGCAGATTTTCTCCAGTTTGTAAAAGATGGTGTGCCTCCAAACACGTATGATGCGATTGCAAATATTATCAATGATATCTTGAATAATAGCCATTCTGGATTGTTGTCCACGGGGTTTATGTTATCCATTTTTTTGATGGCCAATGGTTTGACTGGTATTTTGGGAGGCTTCGAATCTTCAAAACATGTGTTGATCAAACGAGGTTTTTTGCACCAATATTTGGTGGCTTTGGGAATGTCGTTGGTTTTGTCGCTTTTGTTGTTGGTGACCGTGGCAATAATCGTGGTTTTTGAAGTTTTTATTCAAATGACGATGATTCAGGATGTGTTGAGCGACCAGATTCCGCTAATCATTTTAGGTCGATATGTTTTTGTCATTCTAATGATTTTGATAACGGTATCCATTCTTTTCAAGTTTGGAACTACCCACGACAAAGACAGTGCATTTATTTCCATAGGCTCAGTATTCACGACCATTTTGGTAATTCTGGATTCTTACTTTTTTGGAATTTGGGTACTCCGATTTTCAAAATACAACGAATTGTACGGCTCCATCGGAACATTATTGATTATGATGTTTTACATTTGGATTAATTGCGCCATTTTGCTTCTCGGTTTCGAATTGAACGCATCCATAAAAAAATTGAGACGAAAAAAAGAGGCTGAAATTAGTGCCAAGTAA
- the priA gene encoding replication restart helicase PriA — MHFVEVILPLSLAKTFTYSISEAEYNYIKKGMRVAVPFGKSKIYTALVIETHENKPALYEAKEIHQILDDKPIVTEIQIAHWQWIATYYMCAIGDVYRGAMPSALLLESETIISQKQDGFVDQSLLSDDEYLIYEALQQQSSLKVQDIMNILNKKNIFPVIQKLVDKNILVLQEEVQESYAPKLVRYVKLHSKYESNEGLGELLEKLKNANKQKEIVLSYFQLSASEKKPITVKKLIEVAKSTSTIVKTLIDKEIFEEYYIQVDRVNFSGKTKEEQLQLSGAQQTAFEEIKNGFTQKEVCLLHGVTSSGKTEIYIKLIEEYIATGKQVLYLLPEIALTTQLVGRLRDYFGNKVAVFHSKYSNNERVEVWQQVLAESPKTQIVIGARSALFLPFSNLGLVIVDEEHEQTFKQVDPSPRYHARDASIVLAASHKAKVLLGSATPSIETYFNAQSGKYGFVEIFERYGNVRMPEIGLVDLKDKYFRKKMSGHFSDTLIEGITTALSLGEQVILFQNRRGFSPIIECMTCGHVPQCPQCDVSLTYHKHKNQLRCHYCGYSMAKPTNCHICSSVDLTTKGFGTEQIQQELVELFPNAKIGRMDQDTTRGKFGFEKIIDSFKNREIDILVGTQMLAKGLDFDNVSLVGIMNADNMLYHPDFRAFERSYQMMTQVSGRSGRSEKQGKVIIQTYNPDHNTIQQVVNNDYAGMYKEQLYDRQIYHYPPYFKLIKLTLKHRDFDKLKEGSMWLYQVMKQSFTIPVLGPEEPPISRIRNEYIRTIMVKIPTNQSLQGTKKTIQKILNSFEAVSQYRAIKVAVNVDFY; from the coding sequence ATGCATTTTGTTGAAGTAATTTTACCGTTGTCACTCGCCAAGACATTTACTTACAGTATTTCTGAAGCGGAGTACAATTACATCAAAAAAGGGATGCGGGTGGCGGTGCCTTTCGGCAAAAGCAAAATCTATACGGCATTGGTTATCGAAACCCACGAAAACAAACCAGCTTTATACGAAGCCAAGGAAATTCACCAAATCCTCGACGATAAACCCATAGTCACCGAAATTCAAATCGCCCATTGGCAGTGGATTGCAACCTATTATATGTGTGCCATTGGCGATGTGTATCGTGGTGCAATGCCGTCGGCACTTTTGCTCGAAAGCGAAACCATAATTTCCCAAAAACAAGACGGTTTTGTGGATCAAAGCCTGCTGTCAGACGATGAATACCTGATTTATGAGGCCTTGCAACAACAAAGTTCCTTGAAAGTTCAGGATATCATGAATATTTTGAACAAGAAGAATATTTTTCCGGTAATCCAAAAATTGGTAGACAAAAACATTTTAGTGCTTCAGGAAGAGGTTCAGGAAAGTTATGCGCCAAAACTCGTTCGATACGTAAAATTGCATTCCAAATATGAATCCAACGAAGGCTTGGGTGAATTATTGGAAAAACTCAAAAATGCCAACAAGCAAAAGGAAATTGTCTTGAGTTATTTTCAATTAAGTGCTTCAGAGAAAAAACCAATTACCGTTAAGAAGCTTATTGAAGTTGCAAAATCAACGTCAACAATAGTGAAAACTTTAATTGACAAAGAGATTTTCGAAGAGTATTATATTCAAGTAGATCGCGTCAATTTCTCGGGAAAAACCAAGGAAGAACAACTGCAATTAAGCGGAGCCCAACAAACAGCTTTCGAAGAAATTAAAAATGGTTTTACCCAAAAAGAAGTCTGTCTCTTGCACGGAGTAACTTCCAGCGGAAAAACGGAAATCTACATCAAACTCATTGAAGAGTATATTGCGACAGGAAAACAAGTGCTTTATTTGTTGCCTGAAATTGCGCTGACGACCCAATTAGTGGGTAGATTGCGCGATTATTTTGGAAATAAAGTCGCCGTTTTTCATTCGAAATACAGCAATAACGAAAGGGTGGAAGTGTGGCAACAAGTATTGGCAGAATCGCCAAAAACACAAATTGTCATCGGGGCAAGGTCGGCTTTGTTCTTGCCTTTTTCTAACTTGGGATTGGTCATCGTCGACGAGGAACACGAACAAACATTCAAGCAAGTCGATCCGTCTCCAAGATATCACGCCAGAGATGCCTCGATAGTTTTGGCTGCTAGCCATAAAGCAAAAGTATTGTTGGGTTCGGCTACGCCAAGTATTGAAACCTATTTTAATGCACAATCCGGGAAATACGGTTTTGTTGAAATTTTCGAAAGATATGGCAATGTCAGAATGCCGGAAATCGGATTGGTGGATTTGAAAGACAAATATTTCCGCAAGAAAATGTCGGGTCATTTCAGTGATACGTTGATTGAGGGAATTACGACAGCCTTATCTTTGGGCGAGCAAGTTATTTTGTTTCAAAATCGCAGGGGTTTTTCGCCTATTATCGAATGCATGACTTGTGGTCACGTGCCGCAATGTCCGCAATGCGACGTGAGTTTGACGTATCACAAACACAAGAACCAGCTGCGTTGCCATTATTGCGGTTATTCGATGGCAAAACCAACCAATTGTCACATTTGTTCAAGTGTTGATTTGACCACCAAGGGTTTTGGAACGGAACAAATTCAGCAGGAATTGGTCGAATTATTTCCAAATGCCAAAATTGGGCGAATGGATCAGGACACGACTCGTGGTAAATTTGGTTTCGAAAAAATCATTGACAGTTTCAAGAATAGAGAAATTGATATATTGGTGGGAACACAAATGCTGGCTAAAGGATTGGATTTTGACAACGTGAGTTTAGTGGGAATCATGAATGCCGACAATATGTTGTATCATCCTGATTTTAGGGCTTTTGAAAGAAGTTACCAGATGATGACGCAAGTTTCCGGTCGTTCCGGTCGCTCGGAAAAGCAAGGGAAAGTGATTATACAAACCTATAATCCAGATCACAATACAATACAACAAGTGGTAAATAATGATTATGCAGGAATGTATAAAGAACAATTGTATGACAGGCAAATCTATCATTATCCACCTTATTTTAAACTTATAAAACTGACTTTAAAGCACAGGGATTTTGACAAGCTTAAAGAAGGTTCGATGTGGTTGTATCAAGTGATGAAACAAAGTTTTACTATTCCGGTTCTAGGGCCTGAAGAACCGCCTATTTCCAGAATCCGCAACGAGTATATCAGAACCATAATGGTGAAAATCCCGACTAATCAGTCCTTGCAAGGCACAAAAAAAACTATTCAGAAAATACTGAATAGTTTTGAGGCAGTTTCACAATACAGGGCTATCAAAGTAGCCGTGAATGTTGACTTTTATTAG